Proteins from one Gibbsiella quercinecans genomic window:
- the metN gene encoding methionine ABC transporter ATP-binding protein MetN, translating into MIKLSNITKVFQQGAHTINALTDVTLHVPAGQIFGVIGASGAGKSTLIRCANMLERPTSGQVLIDGQDLTAMSDSELTRARRQIGMIFQHFNLLSSRTVFGNVALPLELDTTPRAEIKKRVTDLLDLVGLADKHDAYPANLSGGQKQRVAIARALASQPKVLLCDEATSALDPATTRSILELLKDINRRLGLTILLITHEMDVVKRICDQVAVISQGRLIEKDTVSEIFSHPKTPLAQQFIQSTLHLDIPNDYAERLNPVRTGDLKPLLRLEFTGQSVDAPLLSEAARRFNVNNNIISAQMDYAGGVKFGVMLAELQGDEAGTAATIQFLQENQVNVEVLGYV; encoded by the coding sequence ATGATAAAACTTTCTAACATAACTAAAGTGTTTCAGCAGGGGGCGCACACCATTAACGCGCTCACCGACGTCACGCTTCATGTCCCCGCCGGGCAAATCTTCGGCGTTATCGGCGCATCAGGCGCGGGTAAAAGCACCCTGATCCGCTGCGCGAATATGCTTGAGCGCCCAACCTCCGGCCAGGTACTGATTGACGGCCAGGATCTCACCGCCATGTCTGACAGCGAACTGACGCGTGCACGCCGCCAGATTGGTATGATTTTCCAGCACTTTAACCTGCTGTCGTCGCGCACCGTATTCGGCAATGTCGCCCTGCCGTTAGAACTGGACACGACTCCACGCGCTGAAATCAAAAAGCGCGTCACCGATTTGTTGGATCTGGTCGGGCTGGCGGACAAACACGATGCCTATCCGGCCAACCTGTCCGGCGGGCAAAAACAGCGGGTGGCGATCGCCCGCGCGTTGGCAAGCCAGCCTAAAGTCTTGCTGTGCGATGAAGCCACCAGCGCGCTGGATCCCGCCACCACCCGCTCGATTCTGGAATTGTTGAAAGACATTAATCGCCGCCTGGGCCTGACGATCTTGCTGATCACGCATGAAATGGATGTGGTAAAACGCATCTGTGACCAGGTGGCGGTCATCAGCCAGGGCCGGCTGATTGAGAAAGACACGGTGAGTGAAATCTTTTCGCACCCCAAAACGCCGTTGGCGCAACAGTTCATTCAATCCACCCTGCATCTGGATATTCCCAATGACTATGCCGAGCGCCTCAACCCGGTGCGCACGGGCGACCTGAAGCCACTGCTACGCCTGGAGTTCACTGGCCAATCGGTTGATGCGCCCCTGCTTTCGGAAGCGGCACGCCGCTTTAACGTCAACAACAATATTATCAGCGCGCAAATGGATTATGCCGGCGGCGTGAAATTCGGCGTAATGTTGGCCGAACTGCAAGGCGATGAGGCCGGCACGGCGGCAACCATCCAGTTCCTGCAGGAAAATCAGGTTAATGTAGAGGTTTTGGGGTATGTCTGA
- the tsaA gene encoding tRNA (N6-threonylcarbamoyladenosine(37)-N6)-methyltransferase TrmO, whose protein sequence is MTAFHFNQIGTIRSPYKEKFAVPRQPGLVEDGGGELVLLPPYNQAEAVRGLDDFSHLWLMFVFHQTMEGGWRPTVRPPRLGGNARMGVFATRSTFRPNPLGMSLVELKGIRAQGGNVVLELGSLDLVDGTPVIDIKPYLPFAESQPQARAGFAKEAPAGDMPVYFSPQAEQHLQLHQRRYPQLRRFITQVLAQDPRPAYRKNETAEREYAVWLLDFNVRWRVVDRQTEVLALEAR, encoded by the coding sequence ATGACAGCGTTTCATTTCAACCAGATAGGCACCATTCGCTCACCGTATAAAGAGAAATTTGCCGTTCCCCGCCAGCCAGGGCTGGTGGAGGATGGCGGCGGTGAGCTGGTGCTGTTACCGCCGTACAATCAGGCAGAAGCGGTGCGTGGCCTGGACGATTTCAGCCACCTGTGGCTGATGTTTGTTTTCCATCAAACGATGGAAGGCGGCTGGCGGCCAACGGTTCGGCCACCGCGCCTGGGCGGCAATGCCCGCATGGGCGTGTTCGCCACCCGCTCCACCTTCCGGCCAAACCCGCTCGGCATGTCCCTGGTGGAATTGAAAGGCATCCGTGCCCAAGGGGGAAATGTGGTGTTGGAGCTCGGCAGCCTCGATCTGGTTGACGGCACGCCGGTGATCGATATCAAGCCCTATCTGCCGTTCGCCGAAAGCCAGCCCCAGGCCCGCGCGGGCTTTGCCAAGGAAGCGCCGGCCGGCGATATGCCGGTTTATTTTTCGCCCCAGGCGGAGCAGCACCTGCAACTGCACCAACGGCGCTATCCACAGCTGCGCCGTTTTATCACCCAGGTGTTGGCGCAGGATCCGCGCCCGGCCTACCGGAAAAACGAAACGGCCGAGCGAGAATATGCCGTCTGGCTGCTGGATTTCAACGTGCGTTGGCGGGTGGTTGATCGGCAAACTGAAGTGCTGGCCCTGGAGGCCCGTTAA
- the proS gene encoding proline--tRNA ligase, translated as MRTSQYLLSTLKETPADAEVISHQLMLRAGMIRKLASGLYTWLPTGLRVLKKVENIVREEMNNANAIEISMPVVQPADLWQESGRWEQYGPELLRFVDRGERPFVLGPTHEEVITDLIRNEISSYKQLPLNFFQIQTKFRDEVRPRFGVMRSREFLMKDAYSFHTSQESLQATYDAMYAAYSKIFSRIGLDFRPVQADTGSIGGSASHEFQVLADSGEDDIVFSTGSDYAANIELAEAVAPAEPRAAATEALRQVDTPNAKTIAELVEQFKLPIEKTVKTLLVRAKENSGHQLVALLVRGDHELNEVKAEKLPQVAAPLTFASEEEIRAIVGAGPGSLGPINMPLPVVIDRSVAAMSDFGAGANIDGKHYFGINWERDLPLPQVADIRNVVEGDASPDGKGTLLIKRGIEVGHIFQLGTKYSEALKATVQGEDGRNQILTMGCYGIGVTRVVAAAIEQNHDDRGIIWPDAIAPFQVAILPMNMHKSFRVQELAEKLYAELRAHGIDVILDDRKERPGVMFADMELIGVPHSIVIGDRNLDSDEIEYKNRRIGEKQMIKTGEIIDFLLGQIAR; from the coding sequence ATGCGTACTAGCCAATACCTGCTCTCCACCTTGAAGGAGACACCTGCCGATGCCGAAGTGATCAGCCACCAACTGATGCTCCGCGCCGGGATGATTCGCAAGCTGGCCTCCGGTCTTTATACCTGGTTGCCCACCGGCCTGCGCGTTCTGAAGAAAGTTGAAAACATCGTTCGCGAAGAAATGAATAACGCCAATGCGATCGAAATCTCGATGCCGGTAGTGCAGCCCGCGGATTTGTGGCAAGAAAGTGGGCGCTGGGAACAGTACGGCCCGGAACTGCTGCGCTTTGTCGATCGCGGCGAACGCCCGTTTGTGCTGGGCCCAACGCATGAAGAAGTCATTACCGATCTGATCCGTAACGAAATCAGCTCATACAAACAGCTGCCGCTAAACTTTTTCCAGATCCAGACCAAGTTCCGTGACGAAGTCCGCCCACGCTTCGGCGTAATGCGCTCGCGCGAGTTCCTGATGAAGGATGCTTACTCGTTCCACACCTCACAGGAATCGCTGCAGGCAACCTACGACGCCATGTATGCCGCTTACAGCAAGATCTTCAGCCGCATCGGCCTGGATTTCCGCCCGGTGCAGGCAGATACCGGTTCGATCGGCGGCAGCGCTTCGCATGAATTCCAGGTGCTGGCGGATAGCGGTGAAGACGATATCGTGTTCTCCACCGGCTCCGATTACGCAGCCAATATCGAGTTGGCTGAAGCGGTCGCCCCGGCAGAACCGCGCGCGGCAGCCACAGAAGCATTGCGCCAGGTTGATACGCCGAACGCCAAAACCATCGCCGAGTTGGTTGAACAGTTTAAATTGCCGATCGAAAAAACGGTGAAAACCCTGCTGGTTCGCGCCAAAGAAAACAGCGGCCACCAGTTAGTTGCACTGCTGGTACGTGGCGATCACGAACTGAACGAAGTGAAGGCGGAAAAACTGCCGCAGGTGGCTGCACCGCTCACCTTCGCCAGCGAAGAAGAAATCCGCGCCATTGTAGGTGCCGGCCCTGGCTCCCTGGGCCCAATCAACATGCCGCTGCCGGTAGTGATTGACCGCAGCGTAGCGGCAATGAGCGATTTCGGCGCCGGCGCCAATATCGACGGCAAGCATTACTTCGGTATTAACTGGGAGCGCGATTTGCCGCTGCCGCAGGTTGCCGATATTCGCAACGTGGTCGAAGGCGACGCCAGCCCAGACGGCAAAGGCACCTTGCTGATCAAACGCGGGATTGAAGTTGGCCACATTTTCCAGTTGGGCACCAAGTATTCGGAAGCCCTGAAGGCAACGGTACAAGGCGAAGACGGCCGCAACCAGATCCTGACCATGGGCTGCTACGGCATCGGCGTGACCCGCGTGGTCGCAGCGGCGATTGAGCAAAACCACGACGATCGCGGCATTATCTGGCCAGACGCTATCGCGCCTTTCCAGGTGGCGATTCTGCCAATGAACATGCACAAGTCCTTCCGCGTGCAGGAACTGGCGGAAAAACTGTACGCTGAACTGCGTGCCCACGGCATCGACGTGATCCTTGACGATCGTAAAGAGCGCCCAGGTGTGATGTTCGCGGATATGGAGTTGATCGGCGTGCCGCACTCTATCGTGATTGGCGACCGTAACCTTGACAGCGACGAGATCGAATACAAGAACCGCCGCATTGGTGAAAAACAGATGATCAAAACCGGCGAGATCATTGATTTCCTGCTGGGGCAGATTGCACGTTAA
- the gmhB gene encoding D-glycero-beta-D-manno-heptose 1,7-bisphosphate 7-phosphatase has translation MTQRVPAIFLDRDGTINIDHGYVHEIDDFQFIDGVIEACRELKTMGYVLVLVTNQSGIARGKFSEDQFMQLTEWMDWSLADRDVDLDGIYFCPHLPDAAVEEYRQVCDCRKPQPGMLLQAQQELNIDMAASYMVGDKPEDMQAAIAAGVGTKVLVRTGKPVTQAGEELADWVLNSLADLPKAIKSRV, from the coding sequence GTGACACAACGCGTTCCAGCTATTTTTTTAGACCGTGACGGTACCATTAATATAGATCATGGTTATGTCCATGAAATTGACGATTTTCAATTTATCGACGGTGTAATAGAGGCATGCCGTGAATTAAAAACGATGGGCTATGTTCTGGTGCTGGTGACCAACCAGTCCGGCATTGCGCGCGGCAAGTTTAGCGAAGATCAGTTTATGCAGTTGACCGAATGGATGGACTGGTCATTGGCCGATCGCGATGTGGATCTCGACGGTATCTATTTCTGCCCACATTTGCCGGATGCGGCAGTCGAAGAGTATCGCCAGGTGTGCGATTGCCGTAAACCGCAGCCGGGTATGCTGCTGCAGGCGCAGCAAGAACTGAATATTGATATGGCCGCCTCTTATATGGTGGGGGATAAACCAGAAGATATGCAGGCGGCGATTGCCGCTGGCGTCGGCACCAAGGTTTTGGTGCGTACCGGCAAACCGGTGACGCAAGCGGGTGAAGAATTGGCCGACTGGGTGCTAAATAGCCTGGCGGACTTGCCGAAAGCGATTAAATCGCGGGTTTAA
- the nlpE gene encoding envelope stress response activation lipoprotein NlpE (NlpE, an outer membrane lipoprotein, interacts directly with CpxA, the sensor histidine kinase of the Cpx system for response to envelope stress.) — translation MKNISVALFLAAGALSLLGCNNHFQPKEQPLQPMQQSYQGVLPCADCSGLDTLLYLDTDGTFVLQETYRETKDGDQTFAEYGKWERTADKLVLTGSNGDKRYFRPLGKNLEMLDQSGVPIRSPLNYQLAPVEKKLPSTPMALKGSYTYMADAAIFKDCVTGKTFPINNNVSLEQGYARARKAAGEPVFLMLDGHFSTQPSTEDGQMHKALVPDGNAVFDNAKHCDSAS, via the coding sequence GTGAAGAATATATCAGTTGCCCTGTTTTTAGCAGCGGGCGCACTTTCATTACTGGGATGTAATAACCACTTTCAACCTAAAGAGCAGCCGCTCCAGCCGATGCAGCAAAGCTATCAGGGGGTATTGCCCTGCGCCGACTGTAGCGGTTTGGATACGTTACTGTATCTGGATACCGACGGTACCTTTGTGCTGCAGGAAACCTATCGCGAGACGAAAGATGGCGATCAAACCTTTGCCGAGTACGGCAAATGGGAACGCACCGCAGATAAACTGGTGCTAACCGGCAGCAACGGGGATAAGCGCTATTTCCGCCCGCTGGGTAAAAACCTGGAAATGCTTGATCAAAGCGGTGTGCCTATTCGCTCGCCGTTGAACTACCAGTTGGCGCCGGTTGAAAAGAAACTGCCGAGCACCCCGATGGCGCTGAAAGGCAGCTACACCTACATGGCCGATGCGGCGATCTTTAAAGACTGTGTCACCGGTAAAACTTTTCCTATCAATAACAACGTCAGCCTGGAACAGGGATATGCCAGGGCCCGCAAGGCCGCAGGCGAACCGGTGTTTTTGATGCTTGATGGCCATTTTAGCACTCAGCCATCAACAGAAGACGGGCAGATGCACAAGGCGCTGGTGCCGGATGGCAATGCGGTGTTCGATAACGCTAAGCACTGCGACAGCGCATCGTAA
- the rcsF gene encoding Rcs stress response system protein RcsF, with protein MRVLPLCLFALTLSGCSMLPGGSTPANKTSKPAATSSSAPAKTASAPRPAPVKLYKNAEELVGKPFRDLGEVSGESCQTTAQDSPPNLATARKRMQIRASYMKANAVLLHDCQIISGVAGCYQQAVCQGSALNVSSK; from the coding sequence ATGCGTGTTTTACCTCTCTGTTTGTTCGCGCTTACGTTGAGCGGTTGCTCCATGCTGCCCGGGGGCTCTACCCCAGCAAACAAGACCAGCAAACCCGCTGCTACCAGCAGCAGTGCCCCGGCTAAAACGGCATCGGCACCACGCCCGGCACCGGTAAAGCTTTATAAGAATGCAGAAGAATTAGTTGGCAAGCCCTTCCGCGATCTGGGCGAGGTTTCCGGTGAATCATGCCAGACGACCGCGCAAGATTCGCCGCCGAACCTGGCAACGGCGCGCAAACGCATGCAGATCCGCGCTTCCTACATGAAAGCCAATGCCGTGTTGCTGCACGACTGCCAAATCATCAGCGGTGTGGCAGGTTGTTACCAACAGGCCGTTTGCCAAGGGTCGGCGCTGAACGTTTCCTCCAAATGA
- a CDS encoding methionine ABC transporter permease MetI translates to MSEAMMWLMARGVWETVMMTLVSGFFGFVLGLPVGVLLYVTRPGQIVANNTLYKVLSGLVNIFRSIPFIILLVWMIPFTRMIVGTSIGLQAAIVPLTVGSAPFIARMVENALLEIPSGLVEAARAMGATPMQIIKKVLLPEALPGLVNAATITLITLVGYSAMGGAVGAGGLGQIGYQYGYIGYNATVMNTVLVLLVILVYLIQFCGERVAKAVTHK, encoded by the coding sequence ATGTCTGAAGCAATGATGTGGTTAATGGCGCGAGGCGTATGGGAAACCGTCATGATGACGCTGGTCTCGGGCTTCTTCGGCTTTGTGCTTGGCCTGCCGGTCGGTGTTCTGCTGTATGTCACCCGCCCGGGGCAGATTGTCGCCAACAACACGCTGTATAAGGTGCTGTCTGGGCTGGTTAACATTTTCCGCTCGATTCCGTTCATTATCCTGCTGGTGTGGATGATCCCCTTTACCCGCATGATTGTCGGCACCTCTATCGGCCTGCAGGCGGCCATCGTGCCGCTGACCGTCGGCTCCGCGCCCTTTATCGCCCGCATGGTGGAAAATGCCCTGCTGGAAATCCCCTCCGGCCTGGTTGAAGCGGCGCGCGCCATGGGCGCAACACCGATGCAAATCATCAAGAAGGTTCTGCTGCCGGAAGCGTTACCCGGTTTGGTGAACGCTGCTACCATCACGCTCATTACGCTGGTAGGCTATTCGGCGATGGGCGGTGCGGTCGGCGCCGGCGGGCTGGGGCAAATCGGTTACCAATACGGTTATATCGGCTACAACGCGACCGTAATGAATACCGTATTAGTGCTACTGGTTATTTTAGTGTATCTGATTCAGTTTTGTGGTGAACGCGTCGCCAAGGCCGTTACCCATAAATAA
- a CDS encoding MetQ/NlpA family lipoprotein encodes MSLKFKSIAAIGALIGTLALAGCGQDEKDPNHIKVGVIVGAEQQVAEVAQKVAKEKYGLDVELVTFNDYVLPNEALSKGDIDLNAFQHKPYLDQQIKDRGYKLVSVGNTFVYPIAAYSKKIKSLSELQDGAQIALPNDPTNLGRSLLLLQKQGLIKLKDGVGLLPTSLDVAENPKNLKLVELEAPQLPRSLDDQQITLAIINTTYASQIGLTPAKDGLFVEDKDSPYVNLLVAREDNKDAENVKKFVQAYQTDEVNEAANKIFNGGAVKGW; translated from the coding sequence ATGTCGTTAAAATTTAAATCCATTGCGGCAATCGGCGCACTGATCGGTACTCTGGCTCTGGCCGGCTGTGGGCAAGATGAAAAAGATCCGAACCATATCAAAGTGGGGGTGATCGTCGGTGCGGAACAGCAGGTTGCCGAAGTAGCGCAAAAGGTTGCGAAGGAAAAATATGGCCTGGACGTAGAACTGGTGACGTTCAACGACTATGTGCTGCCAAACGAAGCGCTGAGCAAAGGCGATATCGATCTTAACGCCTTCCAGCATAAGCCTTACCTGGATCAGCAGATCAAAGACCGTGGTTACAAGCTGGTTTCCGTCGGCAACACCTTTGTTTATCCAATCGCCGCCTACTCCAAAAAAATCAAGTCGCTGTCTGAACTGCAAGACGGTGCGCAGATCGCCCTGCCAAACGATCCCACCAACCTGGGGCGTTCACTGTTGCTGCTGCAGAAACAAGGCCTGATCAAGCTGAAAGACGGCGTCGGCCTGTTGCCAACCTCACTGGACGTGGCCGAAAACCCGAAAAACCTGAAGCTGGTAGAACTGGAAGCACCGCAGTTGCCGCGCTCACTGGACGATCAGCAAATTACGCTGGCCATCATCAACACCACCTATGCCAGCCAGATTGGGCTGACGCCGGCCAAAGACGGCCTGTTTGTTGAAGATAAAGACTCGCCGTATGTGAACCTGTTGGTTGCCCGCGAAGATAATAAAGACGCGGAAAACGTAAAGAAATTTGTACAAGCTTACCAAACGGATGAAGTTAACGAAGCAGCCAACAAGATTTTCAACGGCGGCGCGGTGAAAGGCTGGTAA